CACGAGCGCGGTGCTCTCCGCGGTGATCTTCAACGCGCTCATCATCGTGGCACTCATTCCGCTCGCGCTGCGCGGTGTGGCGTATCGAGCACTCGGCGCGGCGGCGTTGCTCCGGCGCAACCTCCTGGTGTACGGGCTCGGTGGCATCGTGGCACCGTTCGTCGGGATCAAGCTGATCGACATGGCGCTGACCGCGCTGGGGGTCTCATGACCGACCACACCGTGCGGCACGAGCTGCGTCCGGCGCTCGTGCTGCTTGCTGCCTTCACCGTGCTGACCGGGGTGCTCTATCCGTTGGCCGTGACCGGCGCGGCTTCGGCCCTCTTTCCCAATGCCGCGGCGGGCTCCCCGGTGACGCGCGGCAACGTCGTCATCGGCTCGGCGCTGATCGGGCAGGACTTCCAGGGGCCGTCGTGGTTCCATGGCCGCCCCTCGGCGGCAGCCGATGGCCGCTATCAGCCGCGCCTCTCGGCCGGTTCCAACCTCGGCCCGATCCATCCGGCCCTGATCGACTCGGTGCGGGCGCGCGCCGCGGCTCTTCGTGTGGAAGGGAGTCAGACCGAAGCGCTGCCGGTTGATCTCCTGACCTCGAGCGGCAGCGGTCTCGACCCCCACATCACGCCCGCGGCGGCACGCTGGCAGGAAGCGCGCGTGGCGGCCGCACGCGGGCTCCCCGTGTCCACCGTGCAGGCCCTCGTCACCGCGCACATCAAAGGACGGCAGTTCGGCATCCTCGGCGAGCCGCGGGTCAATGTCCTCCAACTCAATCTCGCGCTCGACTCACTCCGAGGCCCCCGATGATCCGCCCCGTCTTCATGCTCGCGACCATTGCGCTGGTCGCACCGGTCGCCGCGCAGACGCCGGTGCCCACGGTTCGCCTCGGCGCCTTCGCCGACGCCTACTACGCCTGGGATGTCGGCCGCCCCTCGTCGCACGACCGCGCCTTTGCGACCCAGGCGGTGCGGCACGACGAGTTCAACATCAACCTGGCCCACATCGAGGCGACGGTCTCCGGGGATCGGGTCCGCGGGCGCTTTGCCCTCCAGGCCGGCACGTCCGTGCAGGCCAACTACGCTGGCGAACCTGCCATCGGCTCCAACAGCGGTCCCTCACTCTCGCGGAGCATTCAGGAGGCCGTTGTCGGGGTGCGCGTGCGCCCCGGCCTCTGGGTCGACGGCGGTGTCTTCTTCTCGCACATCGGGCAGGAGAGCTGGATCTCGCGCGACAACCCGACCTACACCCGCTCCTTCACCGCCGAGTACACGCCGTACTACAGCAGCGGGGTGAAGGTGACCTGGGCCGCGAGCCCGAAGGTCACTGCGCAGGTGCACCTGCTCAACGGGTGGCAGAACATCTCCGAGAACAACGAGCGCAAGGCCGTCGGTGCACGCGTCGATTGGAATCCGCGCGCGGGCATCGCGCTGGGGTGGGCCGGCTTTCGGGGTGACGAACAGCCAGAGGCCGGTGTCCGGCGCACGCGCAATTTTCACCAGCTCTTTGCCCGGCTCGAGCCCGCGACCGACCTGACGGTGTGGTTGACCGCCGACCGCGGATGGGAGCGCCCTGAGAGCGGCTCGACGGCGACGTGGGGGAGTCTCACCGCGATTGCCGAACGCCGACTGTCGCCGACCCTCGCCCTGGCCGCGCGCGTCGAGCGGTACGTGGATCGCGAGGGTGTGCTCATTCCGGTCCCCGATCCTGCCGGTTTCGACGTGACCTCGGCGTCGGTTGGCCTCAACCTCCGGTTGCCCGAGGGAATCCAGTGGCGCACGGAAGCGCGCGGCTACTGGAGCGACGGCGCGGTCTGGCCGGACCGGATGAGCAGCCGGCGCCACACCACCGCACTGGTGTCGTCCATCTCGCTCACCTTCGCGGCGGCGCCGTGACGCGGGGTTAGCTTGTGGGAATGAGCGAACCAGCCCGCCCCGATCCGGATGCGTTGCTCGCCCGCGTGCAGCAGGACGCGGTGCGGGCAGGGCGGGGCCGACTCAAGATCTTCCTCGGCGCCTCCCCCGGCGTCGGGAAGACCTTCGCGATGCTGGAAGCGGCGCAGGCCGCGCACGCGGCCGGCATCGACGTGATCGTCGGCGTCGTCGAAACGCATGGCCGCCGCGAGACGGCGGAACGTCTCGAGGGGCTGCCGATGCTGTCCCGTCATCCGGTGGCACATCGTGGCGTCGTGCTCGAGGAGTTCGATCTCGACGCTGCGATCGCCCGCCGCCCGGCGGTGCTGCTCCTCGACGAACTTGCCCACACGAACGCCCCCGGTTCGCGACATGCCAAGCGGTGGCAGGACGTGCGCGAACTCCTCGCCGTCGGCATCGACGTCCACACCACGCTC
The Gemmatimonadota bacterium DNA segment above includes these coding regions:
- the kdpC gene encoding potassium-transporting ATPase subunit KdpC; translation: MRHELRPALVLLAAFTVLTGVLYPLAVTGAASALFPNAAAGSPVTRGNVVIGSALIGQDFQGPSWFHGRPSAAADGRYQPRLSAGSNLGPIHPALIDSVRARAAALRVEGSQTEALPVDLLTSSGSGLDPHITPAAARWQEARVAAARGLPVSTVQALVTAHIKGRQFGILGEPRVNVLQLNLALDSLRGPR
- a CDS encoding porin, translating into MIRPVFMLATIALVAPVAAQTPVPTVRLGAFADAYYAWDVGRPSSHDRAFATQAVRHDEFNINLAHIEATVSGDRVRGRFALQAGTSVQANYAGEPAIGSNSGPSLSRSIQEAVVGVRVRPGLWVDGGVFFSHIGQESWISRDNPTYTRSFTAEYTPYYSSGVKVTWAASPKVTAQVHLLNGWQNISENNERKAVGARVDWNPRAGIALGWAGFRGDEQPEAGVRRTRNFHQLFARLEPATDLTVWLTADRGWERPESGSTATWGSLTAIAERRLSPTLALAARVERYVDREGVLIPVPDPAGFDVTSASVGLNLRLPEGIQWRTEARGYWSDGAVWPDRMSSRRHTTALVSSISLTFAAAP